A window of Choristoneura fumiferana chromosome 8, NRCan_CFum_1, whole genome shotgun sequence contains these coding sequences:
- the TfIIA-L gene encoding transcription factor IIA L, producing MTMSQGSVQKLYTTVVDDVIAGVRDCFLDDGVDEQVLQELKQLWKTKLNDSGAMDPPKPEPSMPPPPVLQHFQKTNGNTSMPKRIPDAHMAHQSSSQQSTAAEHGLPGPNLAGTHPHILDPNNKVPVQLTLPAQPGVPGSQSRSFTIQIPASALNGNKLHQVLTGPIINATISLPQPLAATLLQQHINSALAGQQNEFDGGGGGRSGPAPFSLDGALDSSDDEGSNVAEGSEDGGGDDDDDEESGEEPAEEEEEERDDSGGAEEEPLNSGDDVSEEEPGDMFDTDNVVVCQYDKITRSRNKWKFYLKDGIMNLAGKDYVFQKANGDAEW from the coding sequence ATGACGATGAGTCAAGGCTCTGTACAAAAACTTTACACTACCGTAGTGGACGACGTCATAGCTGGAGTGCGCGACTGCTTCTTGGATGATGGAGTGGACGAACAAGTATTGCAGGAGTTAAAACAGTTATGGAAAACAAAACTAAACGATAGTGGCGCTATGGATCCGCCAAAACCAGAGCCTTCGATGCCACCGCCACCTGTTTTGCAACACTTCCAAAAGACTAATGGTAATACCTCTATGCCTAAAAGAATTCCAGACGCACACATGGCACATCAGAGCTCGAGCCAACAAAGCACAGCAGCTGAGCATGGTCTGCCCGGACCCAACCTGGCTGGCACACATCCACACATATTAGACCCCAACAACAAAGTACCTGTCCAGCTGACTCTGCCTGCTCAGCCAGGCGTTCCTGGATCACAGTCTCGCTCATTCACCATTCAGATTCCGGCTTCAGCACTCAATGGTAACAAGCTTCATCAAGTGCTTACTGGCCCTATTATAAATGCTACAATAAGTTTACCTCAACCACTAGCTGCTACCCTCCTACAACAACATATAAATTCAGCACTAGCTGGTCAACAGAATGAGTTTGATGGTGGAGGGGGAGGTCGTAGTGGTCCTGCCCCATTCTCTCTTGATGGTGCGCTCGATTCATCTGATGATGAAGGATCTAATGTGGCTGAGGGATCTGAAGATGGAGggggagatgatgatgatgacgaagagTCTGGGGAGGAACCTGCAGAGGAAGAAGAAGAGGAGCGTGATGATAGTGGGGGTGCTGAGGAGGAACCGCTTAATTCTGGTGATGATGTCTCTGAGGAAGAACCTGGGGACATGTTCGACACAGATAATGTTGTTGTTTGCCAGTATGATAAGATCACTCGCAGTCGCAACAAGTGGAAGTTTTACCTAAAAGATGGGATAATGAACTTGGCAGGAAAAGATTATGTCTTTCAAAAAGCTAATGGCGATGCGGAATGGTGA